DNA sequence from the Acidobacteriota bacterium genome:
GAGCGCATAGGCCGTCTGGACGCAGCAAGCCAGCGCCAGCCCCGCCCAGAGCCAGCGGCTGCGCCCAACATGTTTCGCCAGCCCAACAAAGCCCTCAAGGCAGGTATTCGAATTTCTCAATGACCACCTCGGTTTCGTTTTGCAACGGGCTAGCGGTGCCGCCGAAGACATACAGGTTCAGATGAACCGTTTCGCCACCCGGCGTGGGAATCCCCGACGTGAAAACATGCCCGGCAATTGGTGTGGCACCTCGGATGCCGCGGCCCCGCACGCTGCTAAAAACCACCCGCCCCGGCTCCCAGCGAAAGCTATGCGTGAGGACGCCCGCAGGCGCGGCAAACCGGGCGACGTTGGCGGGCACGTAGTAAGGCTGGATCGCATATTGCGCGTTCTTGCTGGCGGGATCACCCCAGCGCGTGAGTTCAATGTCTATTTCGCGGTGATTCTGCTTAGCCTCCAAATCATCCCAGGTGAACAGGCTCAAGACGGCGGCGGGTTCCAGATGCGCCGTTTCCTGGACGGTGAAGAGATAGGTGCCATAGCCGAGGCTGCGCGTGAGCTGTACTTCCGCACAATCCCACGCGCTGGCGCGCTGCGTCAGGCGCAAATGCAACGCGCCGCGCGCATCCGTCCAAACGTTGGCCGGAGCATAGGCATTGAGCTTGCCGCCGCGTTCGCTGGGTGCGCTGCGGACTTTCCATTCATAGCCGCTGAAGTTGAGGGGCTTCACGGTGGCGGCCAAAGTGCCCGCGCCTTTGACCACTGCCACAGCCGCCACGTCGCCACCGCTGGCGGGCAATTCATCCAGCGTGGCTGGCGGCCGGTAGCCCGGCGCAACCAGTAACGCCGCATATTCGGTGCCGAGATGGATTGAACTCTTCCATTGTGAATCCGCCTGGATTGCCGTGAAGGGCTGGTTGCGGGTCGGCTGCACCCACCAGACGCCGCTGCGGGCAAAAAGCACCAGGCGTTGTCCGGCCCGCGCGCCGGTCACGCGCCCGGCGATGGGTTCCACCCGGTTTGGCCCGCCCGCATCTGTCGGTGGAACCTGCGTGAATTCAATAGCAGGAGAGGCGCTGGTTCCTGTCGCGCGGCAACTGCCCAACAGCAGACCGGCGAATAGCAGTAAGGCTCCTTGCCAGGCCAAACCGGTTTGGCCGCCGGAAGCATTGGCCCGTAAACCATGAAAGACTTGAGTGGTCTGCCGTTGCTGCACCGATAAAATTCCTCGGCTTTCTACTCTTAAGGCCGCCCGTTTCTTGCGCGGATTGGCGACGCCGTGTTCTGCTCCGATTTTTGAACTTGGCGAACCCCGCCCTGCGCTCGTTGCCTGCGTATTTTGCCCCAACACCACCATATCGGGCCAGCCAAGCCGGGTGTTGCATTAGATCGGTTTTCACTTCGGTGTAGGGCCAAAGTCGCGCCGGGACGGTACCCCACCGTACACGCATTGAACCGATCTAAATTTGCTGATGGTCTATTTCGCAAACATCATGGCGCGCCAGCGGGGACTTTTACGCCAAGCCAGAATTGGCCGCGCCGGACGGCTTCAACCGCGCACGGCATCTTCGTTCAGGATGCGCGCCAGCACTTCAATAAAGAAATCCGCCTCCGCCTCCGTAAAAATCAACGGCGGACGCAACTTGATGACGTTGTGATACGGCCCATCCGTCCCCGCCAAAATGCCGTGGTCGCGCAGCCGGTTGACGATGTATGACGCTTCGGCAGCCGCCGGTTCCGACGTCGCGTGATCGCGCACCAATTCAATCCCCAGAAACAATCCAGACCCGCGCACATCGCCAATCAGCGGGAACTGCGGCAGCAACGCGCGCAACCCCGCCAGCCAATGCCCGCCCACGCGCAGCGCGTTCGCTTGCAGGTGCTCTTCCTCCAACACATCCAACACCGCCAGCCCCACCGCGCACGCCACCGGATTGCCGCCGTAGGTGCTGAAAAATTCCATCCCGTTATCAAACGAGGCCGCCAGCTCCGGCGTCGTGACGACTGCCGCCAGCGGAAACGCATTGCCGATGGGTTTGCCGAGAACAACGATGTCGGGCACCACGCCCTGCGTTTCAAAGCCCCAACGATGCGTGCCCAGACGGCCAAAGCCGACCTGCACTTCATCGGCGATGCAGACGCCACCCGCCGCGCGCACGTGGCGATAGACTTCGGCCAAATAACCCGGCGGCAACACGATCTGGCCGCCCACGCTGGGCAACGTCTCGGCAATGAAGGCCGCGAAGCCGTGCGGCAACCCCGCGATAATGTCGGCGACGTGCTGTGCATATTTGCGCCCGGCCTCGGCGTCGCCGCGTTTGTACGGGCCGCGATAATCGTCAGGGATGGGCGCGATGTGCACCCAAGGCTTTTTGCCCGTACCGCCGGGGCCGTTGAATTTGTAAGGGCTGATGTCAATCAGCGCGGTCGTGTGCCCGTGGTACGCCGCCTCCAGCACAATCACGTCGTCTTGCCCCGTGTACGTGCGCGCCAGACGCAAGGCGAGTTCGTTGGCTTCGCTGGCGGAGTTGAGAAAGTAACAGACGCGCAATGGCTCTGGCATCAACGCGGTCAGGCGTTCGGCGTAGCGCGTCAGGTTGTCGTGCAAATAGCGCGTGTTGGTATTGAGCAGGGCCAGTTGTTGCTGAGCCGCACGCACGACACGCGGATGGCTGTGGCCCACGAGCGGGACGTTGTTGTACACATCCAGATAGGCGCGCGCCGTCTCGTCGTAAAGGTACTGCTGCCAGCCACGCACCATTTTGAGCGGCTGGCGATACGAAATGCTCAGATTGCGGCCCACATGTGCGCGTCGTGCCGCCAGCGTTGTGGCATGTGCGGGTTCGGCTGTGGGGAAGCGTTCCGCCGGAATGCCCAGGATCACATTCGGATCGGGTGAAAGGCTCTTCCAAACCTCGCGCTGGCTGGCATACGCCACGCCGGGAAAATCGCGGTCTAAACCCAGCAGATCGGTGATGAGTTGGAAATGCAGATGCGGCGTCCAATCGCCATTTGTCGGCGGCGCACCGATGCGCGCGATGCGTTGGCCGCGCCTGATAGCTTGCCCCGGCGTAAGCGCCGTCAAAACCTCTTCATCCAAATGACCGTAGAGCGTGAAGAACGCCAGTCCGTCATCGGTCACGTGCCGCAGGATCAGCAGCGGCCCGTAATCAAGCCGCGCCGTGTTGTTGGCAACACAATGCACGACACCATCCAAAGGCGCATAAACCGGCGCGCCCGGCGCTACAAACAAATCAATACCCAGATGCACGGTACGATGTTCGTCGGTGGGCTGACTGCTGCCAAGCATGCTGCTGGCAAACGCGGGCGTGGTGTAAAGCGCCCGCGCTTCGTCATATCGCCCAATGCCGACGGCCACGCTCGCACGTTTCATTTCAGCGAACAGCGTGGCGGTCAGCGTGTCAGTCGCAAACGCCGCCGGGTCAGCGCCCAGCAACAGGCTGCCGATGCTGAGGTCAAACACAATGCTCGGCGCGCTGCGCAAATCAACGTCGAGCGCCGAAGCGAATTGCGCGGCGTTTGCGCGCAGCCAATCCACAACGCGCGAACTGTGTGGCACAGGCGGCAAACCGCACGCCTGGCGAAAGGTGTAATGCGCCAGCGGCGGCGGAATGGCGGCGAGCGCTTCCAACGCCGCCCACGCGGGCCGTTCGCTGATGGTGATGTAGGGATCGTCAGGCTGTTCGAGTTTGCGCTGCGCCGAATTCACCACGCTCACGCACAGCCGCGCACAAATCAGCGGATAGAGCAGTGACAATTCCTGTTCAGTCAGCGGGAAAACGCTGTGATAGCCAGCGATGACTTGCA
Encoded proteins:
- a CDS encoding aminotransferase class III-fold pyridoxal phosphate-dependent enzyme gives rise to the protein MTLEPSPARAFNPETAARLAKEFYGLNATASALPGEYDNNFHLNTSDGTEYVLKIMHADRERALVEMQYAALRHLAERAPALALQRVCPALNGELIAMVKSETGTERLVWLLSYVPGRLLAQANPHTPELLFSLGALLGQVDAALIDFEHPATAREMKWDLARAGWIQECLHCIDDHVRRGLVERLLGQYESEVVPALPALRQSVIHNDANDYNVLVNDDRAQLLAGQRAAVSVIDFGDMLRTCTVFEVAIAAAYALLDKPNPLASAVQVIAGYHSVFPLTEQELSLLYPLICARLCVSVVNSAQRKLEQPDDPYITISERPAWAALEALAAIPPPLAHYTFRQACGLPPVPHSSRVVDWLRANAAQFASALDVDLRSAPSIVFDLSIGSLLLGADPAAFATDTLTATLFAEMKRASVAVGIGRYDEARALYTTPAFASSMLGSSQPTDEHRTVHLGIDLFVAPGAPVYAPLDGVVHCVANNTARLDYGPLLILRHVTDDGLAFFTLYGHLDEEVLTALTPGQAIRRGQRIARIGAPPTNGDWTPHLHFQLITDLLGLDRDFPGVAYASQREVWKSLSPDPNVILGIPAERFPTAEPAHATTLAARRAHVGRNLSISYRQPLKMVRGWQQYLYDETARAYLDVYNNVPLVGHSHPRVVRAAQQQLALLNTNTRYLHDNLTRYAERLTALMPEPLRVCYFLNSASEANELALRLARTYTGQDDVIVLEAAYHGHTTALIDISPYKFNGPGGTGKKPWVHIAPIPDDYRGPYKRGDAEAGRKYAQHVADIIAGLPHGFAAFIAETLPSVGGQIVLPPGYLAEVYRHVRAAGGVCIADEVQVGFGRLGTHRWGFETQGVVPDIVVLGKPIGNAFPLAAVVTTPELAASFDNGMEFFSTYGGNPVACAVGLAVLDVLEEEHLQANALRVGGHWLAGLRALLPQFPLIGDVRGSGLFLGIELVRDHATSEPAAAEASYIVNRLRDHGILAGTDGPYHNVIKLRPPLIFTEAEADFFIEVLARILNEDAVRG
- a CDS encoding glycoside hydrolase family 16 protein; translation: MEPIAGRVTGARAGQRLVLFARSGVWWVQPTRNQPFTAIQADSQWKSSIHLGTEYAALLVAPGYRPPATLDELPASGGDVAAVAVVKGAGTLAATVKPLNFSGYEWKVRSAPSERGGKLNAYAPANVWTDARGALHLRLTQRASAWDCAEVQLTRSLGYGTYLFTVQETAHLEPAAVLSLFTWDDLEAKQNHREIDIELTRWGDPASKNAQYAIQPYYVPANVARFAAPAGVLTHSFRWEPGRVVFSSVRGRGIRGATPIAGHVFTSGIPTPGGETVHLNLYVFGGTASPLQNETEVVIEKFEYLP